The DNA sequence TCAGCTCTTCGCCGCGTCCATAGCCCCACTCGCGTCGCGCTTGCTGATGCAGCATCTCGGCAAAAGCTTCGGCCAGCCGATCGGCCAGCGCCTTCGACATGATCGAGTTATAGTCGTCGTGATCGGCGCCAAAATGCCTGACCAGTTCATCCGTGCCGTGCCCCGCTGTCACGGCGAACGCCCCCACGTAGTCGGCTCGCCCACTCGACAGCGGCGCCACGAAGTCAGCCAGCGCGTAGTAGTTGGTTGTCCCTTTGCGCTGCCATTGCTGCCGCAACGTGTGCAATCGCGCCAATTCTTCGCGCCGCGACTCCTCGGTGAATAGCACAATGTCGTCGCCCACGCTGTTGGCCGGCCAAAACCCAAAAATCCCCCGCGCCTGTAGCAACTTCTCCGCCACGATGCGCTTTAATAGTTGCTGCGCGTCGTCGAATAGTTGACGCGCCTGAGCGCCAACGTGCTCATCCTTGAAAATGGTCGGGTATTTGCCCTTCAGCTCCCATGTCATAAAAAAGGGA is a window from the Pirellulales bacterium genome containing:
- the metH gene encoding methionine synthase (one of two methionine synthases in Escherichia coli; MetH catalyzes a methyl transfer reaction from methyltetrahydrofolate to homocysteine to create methionine; requires zinc for activity); the encoded protein is QAQLVESYNKRRQVTLTPYREAVANRFATDWGNIEIAEPSFLGPRNLGEVPLEQLLPFIDWSPFFMTWELKGKYPTIFKDEHVGAQARQLFDDAQQLLKRIVAEKLLQARGIFGFWPANSVGDDIVLFTEESRREELARLHTLRQQWQRKGTTNYYALADFVAPLSSGRADYVGAFAVTAGHGTDELVRHFGADHDDYNSIMSKALADRLAEAFAEMLHQQARREWGYGRGEELTNDDLIREEYRGIRPAPGYPACPDHTEKQTIWRLLDVERETGIQLTDSCAMWPAAAVSGLYFSHPQSRYFAVDLMTRDQVEDYARRKGIPLSDAERWLSPNLGYEPG